The sequence GACGCGCATGGAACATCATTAAAGGTGTCTATTAAACCTTCCAACGCCTTCATCACAATGGACATCGCTGGTCGCCTTGTAAAATTGTCCTGTACACACCACATTCCCACTTTTATCAATTTTATTGCCTCCTCTTTTATGCCCGTTTCCTCATTTTCAAGCCCCGGATAGACCAAATCCAATAACCTCCCTTCCTCTGCCTTAACTTGTAACATTGAAAACAAGCCGTTTTCTGAAAGCTCTCTGCTTCGTTTTCCGCTGACAATTTCTATCACCATAACGCCAAAGCTAAATATATCTGCCTTCTCTGTTATATGCATGTTCAACAACTCAGGTGCCATATACCCTGGTGTCCCTCCTATCATGGTTATCACTTCACTTTGCTCTCTGTTAATCAACTTTGCCAAGCCCAAATCTGACACTTTGGCATTGAAATTTTGGTCAAGGAGAATGTTCTGAGGCTTGATGTCGAAATGTATTATACGTTCTTGACATTCTTCATGCAAATATGCTAATCCTCTCGCAATATCAAGAACTACTCTGGATCTGCTCTTCCAGTCGAGCAAACATGGATGACTCTTGTTAAAAAATATCCTTTTATCAAGAGATCCATTTGGTAAATACTCGTATACAAGCATTCTATGGAATTTTTCTGCACAAAAGCCCTTTAGTCTTACCAAATTGAGATGGTCAATTTTCCCTAGCGTTTCCACTTCTGCCCTGAACCCCTTTTCTCCATGTCCTGCTCTGTGAAGGCGCTTCACTGCTATCTTTGAGCCGTCTGACAGAACACCCTGATAAATTGAACCGAATCCTCCGCTGCCCAACTTAATGTTAAAGCCGTTTGTAGCGTCTTGTAGTTCTTGGAATGAGAACCGCAACGGTAAGCCTGCTGACCAATCAACatcatcctcacctgcatcctcatcCTTTACTTTCTGCTGTCTTCTATTTTGAGACCCTTTTATCCTTGCCCAAAATAAGATAAACAGAGCTACCGCTCCACCCACAGAAAC is a genomic window of Cryptomeria japonica chromosome 7, Sugi_1.0, whole genome shotgun sequence containing:
- the LOC131036846 gene encoding G-type lectin S-receptor-like serine/threonine-protein kinase SD2-5; this translates as MKSVLLCDSPGACGDYGVCKNGQCSCPGDGNAFKPTDATEPNSGCAPRVPLVCSQTSRRQGHHFLELEHVAYFTYLYENASTSGLVSRDECKTLCLENCSCKAAFFRYGTNFSSGYCYLESNIYSMTTMSPVDKFYNSTAYIKIQLTSKRFKSIVVIIICVSVGGAVALFILFWARIKGSQNRRQQKVKDEDAGEDDVDWSAGLPLRFSFQELQDATNGFNIKLGSGGFGSIYQGVLSDGSKIAVKRLHRAGHGEKGFRAEVETLGKIDHLNLVRLKGFCAEKFHRMLVYEYLPNGSLDKRIFFNKSHPCLLDWKSRSRVVLDIARGLAYLHEECQERIIHFDIKPQNILLDQNFNAKVSDLGLAKLINREQSEVITMIGGTPGYMAPELLNMHITEKADIFSFGVMVIEIVSGKRSRELSENGLFSMLQVKAEEGRLLDLVYPGLENEETGIKEEAIKLIKVGMWCVQDNFTRRPAMSIVMKALEGLIDTFNDVPCASPGSTVGSYRQTLFSAELSVLSGPT